The segment ATTTTTATCAGCAGGTAAGGTTGAACGCTTGTGACTAGCCTCCAAGCTGAGGGCCTGGACAATCGCGACCTAGTTTTTCAGGGTCTCCACCGCCAAGAATATTCACCAATTCATCGTGAAAATAGTCAAAACGAGTAGAAACCACCGGGTTGACCCGCTTGTCATACATCTGCCGGGAGCGATCAATGTCTTCTTTCAACCGATCATACAGATCGTTGTTCTTCCGGCCCTCGATAACTTTTGATTCATTATAAAGTTTGATTTCAGATACCAGGAGGCGTGCAAAGCGCCGAGCATCGCTATGGAGCTTTTGCTCTTCTTCACTGACATCCGGCATTGGAACCGACAACCGGCCTGTTCGGCCAGCGACTGGAACAGACTGGGCTGGCGGAGGAGGAGGTGGGGGCGCCTGAGGCGGCGGCGCAAAACTTGGAGGTTCAACCGCAACCGGGGGAGGAGGTGGGGGAGGTGGGGGAGGTGCAAAGCTGGTCGGTTGAAATGAGGCTGGTGCTGGTTGTGGTGGAAAAGCTGGAGCTTCAAAAGCCACAGGTGCCGGAGGTGTAAATGCCTGGGGCTGAAAAGCTACAGGTGCTGGTGGAGTAAATGCTGGAGGTGGCGGAGGAACCGGTTCGGCCCATGACGGCGCGGCTGGTGGCGCTGGAACAGGCTCAGCCCACGCTGGCGCGGCTGGCGGAGCGGGGACGGGTTCTGCCCAGGACGGCACGGCTGGCGGAGCGGGAACAGGTTCGGCCCAGGAAGGTGCTGGAGGTGGCGCAGGGACGGGTTCGGCCCACGACGGCACGGCTGGCGGCGCTGGAACAGGCTCAGCCCACGCTGGCGCGGCTGGTGGCGCGGGAACAGGTTCGGCCCAGGAAGGTGCCGGAGGTGGCGCGGGAACAGGTTCGGCCCACGCTGGCGCGGCTGGCGGCGCGGGAACAGGTTCCGCCCAGGAAGGTGCCGGAGGTGGCGCGGGTGTCGGTTCTGGCTCGGCTGGTGGTTCTGGCGCCGGTTCTGCAGGTGCTGGTTCTGGTTCCGGCGCTGCAACAACTGGTGCCGGTTCTGGTACTGGAGGTGGTGCTGGTGCTTCAACTTTAGGAGGGGCCGGATGAGCTGCTTCGGGGGCTGGGGCGGCGGGTGATGTTGCCGAGCGACCTCGCAACGACAACATTTCCACCGTCATGCCAGCGATATTCACCAGGATTTCAAGTGTTTCAAGGTTAATGGCATCACCGGCCTGAACACCGGAGTCCACATACAACACGGCTGCCGCTTTACCTCGCACCAGAAGCGGAATTCCTGAAATCCGTTCCGGTGATACTTCGCCTAGCCGTTTGATCAAAAGCAGATTGTCGGCCTGGTCAGCGGGCTGGCCCGCAAAAGTGGATTGTTTGCTTAAAACAGTCCGAAGCAGGGTATCAGCCTGAAGTGAAACGCTCAGACCCCGGATGCTGTTATTATCAACTGTTCCTTCAAATCCACGCCCGGTCCACCCGACGACATTTCCAGCTTTGACAATAAAAAGTGCCACCCGAGGGGCAAAATTCGCGGTGTGGTTGACCAGTGCCGTTAAAACATCAGCCTGGGTTTGATGGCTTTGAATATCAAGAATCGAAGCCTTGACAATGGCCAGATCCGAGCTTGATTGAGGAGGGGCGGGTGGTGCTGGCGGAGGAGGTGGAACGGAAGCAATGCCTGCCGCATAGACTTGAGCCACCGTTGCCTGTACCAGTTCAGCCAGGGTTTGGTCCTGGTTGAGCGATTCAAGTTGAGCTTCGGATTGTTCGAGGAATTGATTAAATGCGTTTTGAACCTGGGCTTGAATCTGGATGATCTGTTGCTGAAGTGTTCCCAAATGGGTCCGAACGAGTTCGACAACCTGTCCTTGAAGTTGTGCCTCAAATTCTTGTGTTGTCACGATACCAGTCCTCCCGCTGCCTAAAAAAATGGCGTTACGGTTCGCAGATTAAGGTTGAAAAAAACGAAGGTTGGCTGCTGTGAGCAGAAACACGGGGAATCAGGATTTTGATGGTGTTGGAACTGATGATCCAATGATGACTTGCGGTGGAAAGGCCATTATGGTTTCCCACCGGGGAGTTGTCAACTAGCCGCAAAACTTTCCGTTTCAGGAAGTAACCGGCGAAGTATGGTTTTATTGGATGCCCGGAATCGGAAGCTTGATGATAAATGAAGTCCCGGTGTTGAGTTCACTTTCGCAGGCAATAATACCTGAATGGCCTTCAATAATGCGCCGGCAAATCCCCAAACCAAGCCCCGTTCCTTCAGTTCCTTTGGTGGTATAAAACGGTTCCCAGATCAGGTGAATGTGTTCGGCGGGGATCCCACACCCTGAATCCGTCACACGAATGATGGCATGGCTATCAAGCTCTGAAACTCGGACGACGATAACTCCTTGTGCCATGGCCTGGGCGGCATTGCGGAGCAGGTTCAAAATGACCTGCATCAGTTTATCCTTGTTGAGATAGAGCACCGGGTTGGTTTCAAAGTGGGTCTCCACCCGGCAAATTTTGACGCAGGGGTCAAAACGGGCAAAGCTGATCGCGTCTTCCAAAACAGGTCGGAGGGGTTGTAAATCCTTGCGGAATCCATCCGGGTTTTGTTTGGCAAAATCCTTGATTTCATTGACCATTGACAACATGCGTTGTTGGGCATTGAGAATCAACTGGATCAGTTTGCGCAGATTCTGGTCTTCCGTGACATTGAGTAAGATTTCGGCGGCTGTCAGGGTGGTTAACTGATTTTTGAGTTCATGGGCGATCCCGCTGGAAAATTGTCCCAGGGTGGCCAGTTTTTCTTTGGCAATGAGTTTTTCCTGGGTGGCTCGCAATTCTTCAATCAAATGCAGATTTTCCATCGTCAGCCCGGCCTGCTGGGTCAAAGCCAGAAAGAACTCCAGTTCTTCATCATTAAACTGGGTATGGGCCATCAGATTGTCGATATAGCAAACGCCCCACACCCGATTTTGGGAACTTACCGGGGCACACATCACCGAGTGAATCGCTTGTTGGATGATGCTCGAATTGAGGGCAAAGCGATTATCCGCCATCGCGTCAAAGCTTCGAATGGCCACATTTTCCTGATAAACGTGTTCGACAATGGTGCTGCTCGGCTGTACCGGAGTACCACTTTCGGTTCGGCGTCGGACGGCTCTGATTTCGAGGCGATTTGAGCCCTGAGGCGGTAAAATCACCACGCCGCGTTCAGCGGGAAGGGCCGCCATCACTGCGTCAAGCAAAATTTCGAGCAATTCCTGGGTACTGCGGGCGGCCAGCATCCGCCGCATGGTCTCATTCAAATTCTTCAACCGATTCAACGT is part of the Acidobacteriota bacterium genome and harbors:
- a CDS encoding FHA domain-containing protein, whose protein sequence is MKEISHSLPYATLSYLDSSGQTHIVPINAPVFTIGRLRTNHLQINDSYVSRQHAEIAYQDGHFYLRDKNSTGGCLVNGKRVSDYLLQHNDQIQLGNTNPLILVFELHDDQVTTEASMSTGEEHSTDKLMTIITHNQTRFLNTSLLDSAECITDATLNRLKNLNETMRRMLAARSTQELLEILLDAVMAALPAERGVVILPPQGSNRLEIRAVRRRTESGTPVQPSSTIVEHVYQENVAIRSFDAMADNRFALNSSIIQQAIHSVMCAPVSSQNRVWGVCYIDNLMAHTQFNDEELEFFLALTQQAGLTMENLHLIEELRATQEKLIAKEKLATLGQFSSGIAHELKNQLTTLTAAEILLNVTEDQNLRKLIQLILNAQQRMLSMVNEIKDFAKQNPDGFRKDLQPLRPVLEDAISFARFDPCVKICRVETHFETNPVLYLNKDKLMQVILNLLRNAAQAMAQGVIVVRVSELDSHAIIRVTDSGCGIPAEHIHLIWEPFYTTKGTEGTGLGLGICRRIIEGHSGIIACESELNTGTSFIIKLPIPGIQ